A genomic stretch from Helianthus annuus cultivar XRQ/B chromosome 1, HanXRQr2.0-SUNRISE, whole genome shotgun sequence includes:
- the LOC110880052 gene encoding cytochrome P450 97B2, chloroplastic produces the protein MSTVTSNCSLLPHFCTTEFASSTASKSCRFTSVSKTHRIIRCQSTSTDEKRNKSRNVLDNASNLLTNFLSGGSIGSMPVAEGAVSDLFGKPLFFSLYDWFIEHGSVYKLAFGPKAFVVISDPIVARYILRENAFSYDKGVLADILEPIMGKGLIPADLDTWKQRRRVIAPGFHTLYLEAMVKMFANCSERSISKLENLLEAKNLQGGHEIELDLEAEFSNLALDIIGLGVFNYDFGSVTKESPVIKAVYGTLFEAEHRSTFYIPYWKFPLARWLVPRQRKFANDLKIINDCLDNLIKNAKETRQETDVEKLQQRDYSNLKDASLLRFLVDMRGVDVDDRQLRDDLMTMLIAGHETTAAVLTWAVFLLAQHPDKMKKAQAEIDAVVSQDGITLESLKKLEYVRLIISESLRLYPQPPLLIRRSLKSDRLPGGYKGNKEGYEIPAGTDLFISVYNLHRSPYFWDNPNEFEPERFLVQKDNNDIEGWAGFDPSRTAGSLYPNETVSDFAFLPFGGGPRRCVGDQFALMESTIALAMLLQKFDVELKGSPDSVELVTGATIHTKSGLFCKLKKRSHTH, from the exons ATGTCAACTGTCACCAGCAACTGTTCGTTACTCCCTCACTTCTGCACAACCGAATTTGCATCTTCAACTGCTTCTAAATCCTGTCGGTTCACTTCAGTTTCGAAAACACACCGAATTATTAG GTGTCAATCGACAAGTACAGATGAGAAGAGGAATAAGAGTAGAAATGTGTTGGATAATGCAAGCAATTTGCTGACTAATTTCTTGAGTGGTGGGAGTATAGGATCAATGCCTGTTGCTGAAGGTGCTGTCTCTGATTTGTTTGGGAAAcctcttttcttctctttgtaTGATTGGTTCATAGAG CATGGATCAGTTTATAAACTTGCCTTTGGTCCAAAAGCATTTGTAGTTATATCAGATCCTATTGTCGCCCGATATATTCTTCGCGAAAATGCATTTTCGTATGATAAG GGAGTTCTTGCCGATATTCTGGAGCCAATTATGGGAAAAGGACTAATTCCTGCTGACTTAGACACTTGGAAGCAAAGGCGAAGAG TTATAGCTCCGGGTTTTCATACCTTATATTTGGAAGCTATGGTGAAAATGTTCGCTAATTGTTCCGAAAGATCAATATCAAAACTCGAGAACCTTCTAGAAGCCAAAAACTTGCAAGGAGGGCACGAAATCGAGTTAGATCTCGAAGCGGAATTCTCGAATTTGGCCCTGGATATAATCGGTCTCGGTGTTTTCAATTACGACTTCGGTTCTGTCACAAAAGAATCTCCTGTCATTAAG GCAGTATACGGCACGCTTTTCGAAGCCGAACATCGATCAACTTTCTACATTCCGTATTGGAAATTTCCTCTGGCTAGATGGCTGGTTCCCAGACAACGGAAATTTGCAAACGATCTCAAGATTATTAATGATTGTCTTGATAATCTTATAAAAAATGCAAAAGAGACGAGACAG GAAACGGATGTTGAGAAACTGCAGCAAAGAGACTACTCGAATCTCAAG GATGCGAGTCTGCTGCGTTTCTTAGTTGACATGAGGGGAGTTGATGTTGATGATCGACAA CTACGGGATGACTTGATGACAATGCTCATTGCTGGCCACGAAACAACAGCTGCTGTTCTTACGTGGGCCGTCTTTCTTCTGGCTCAA CATCCCGACAAAATGAAGAAAGCACAAGCGGAAATCGATGCTGTCGTCTCACAGGATGGAATAACTTTGGAGTCACTTAAAAAGCTAGA ATATGTTAGACTAATCATTTCTGAAAGTCTACGCTTGTATCCTCAACCTCCGTTACTCATCAGGCGTTCTCTAAAATCAGATCGATTACCAG GAGGTTATAAGGGTAATAAAGAAGGATACGAAATTCCAGCTGGGACcgatttatttatttca GTATATAACCTTCATAGATCTCCATACTTCTGGGACAACCCTAATGAATTCGAACCGGAGCGGTTTCTTGTTCAAAAAGATAACAATGACATTGAAGGGTGGGCGGGCTTTGATCCATCTAGAACCGCTGGATCTCTGTACCCAAACGAG ACTGTATCGGACTTTGCATTTTTACCATTTGGTGGCGGGCCAAGAAGATGCGTGGGAGACCAATTTGCGCTAATGGAATCGACGATAGCGTTAGCGATGCTATTACAGAAGTTTGATGTGGAGCTAAAAGGATCTCCGGATTCGGTGGAACTTGTCACAGGAGCAACGATTCATACGAAAAGTGGGCTTTTCTGCAAATTAAAGAAGAGATCTCACACTCATTAG